The genomic interval TCGCATCGCGACGCGCCCAACGACCCCAGCCCCATGGAAAGGCCGGTTGCGCGCATGCTGGACGCGCCGATGCTGCAGCCGTCGCTTGGCCTCGATCCCGACCGTTTCACGCTTCTGAAAAGGCCGTTGCGCTAAAGCCGCGTGGATAGCCGGGATGCCTGCGGGACAAGCCAGCTTCGCATTTTGCGCTTGGCCTGACCCGGCGGCGGTCGCAAAAATACCGTCGGGCAGCGAGGCCGGCGGCGTCTTGAATTTTCATTCGTCCGTCATGACGACTTTCTGTGTGAGGATCGCGCGCGGCGTGATAAAATGCGCGCTGGAGCTTGCGGACCTGATACCCGCGGACCTGGCACCCATGGGAACACAGCGACCCAAAACGTCGGAGGAAGAGCACGTCGTGCTTCAGTTCCGGCCGCGTCGTCCTGCAAGATTGCCCGGACAACGGCCGTCGGCAAATACAGCCAACGCCGGCTCCCCGAACCAAGCCAACCATCCGCCGCGTCATCAACCTGCCCGCGACCAGCCGGACGATTTCCTCCACCGGATGCTCGCGAATGCGGCCGCATTCGCCTTCACAGTCGCATTGATCGCCGTCGGGCTGTGGCTGGCCATGAGCATCGCCGATTTGCCCACGCCCTGACGGGACTTCAGGATCGCACACATAGCGCAACGCCCCCAAGACACGGCTGCAAAAATAGAGAGCGCCCTGATTTGGCTGCGGAATACGGTTTTGCGGAAGTGCCGCGCCATTGAACTCGGGACAGCGCTCCGATATATGGGCACTCGACTCCGCACGATGGGCTTGGGCGTTGCGGGGGCGACGCCGCCGTTGCACGCCGATACGACATTTGTCCTCAATATATCAAAGGCTTAGTGATGTCCTCCACATTCGATCGGGTCGCCTCCATTATCGCGGAAACCTGCGACATCCCCCGCGATACGATCACACCCGAGAGCCATGCCATTGATGATTTGGGGATAGACAGCCTGGATTTCCTCGACATCGCTTTTGCAATCGATAAGGCGTTCGGGATTAAGCTGCCGCTGGAGAAGTGGACTCAGGAGGTCAACGACGGCAAGGCGACCACCGAGCAATACTTCGTCCTGAAAAACCTCAGCGCGCGCATCGACGAGTTGGTCGCCGCCAAGGGCGCGTAATCACGCGGCCATGGATCTCGCACACTTTCACCTGATCGACCGCATTACCGACCTCGATATCGGCGAGAAAACGATCGCGGTTGAGGCTCAGGTGCCTCAGCAAAACACCATCTTCGAGGGTCAC from Nitrobacter sp. NHB1 carries:
- a CDS encoding acyl carrier protein encodes the protein MSSTFDRVASIIAETCDIPRDTITPESHAIDDLGIDSLDFLDIAFAIDKAFGIKLPLEKWTQEVNDGKATTEQYFVLKNLSARIDELVAAKGA